The window TTTTATCCTTTCCACATGGGGCTTTCACagaagaaacttttattttgatgagggccaatttttcagcatttccttttattgatTGTGCATTTGGTGTCAAGTCCAAGAACTCTGCCTAGCTAGAGCCCAaagattttttcctgtttttttctaaaagttttattagTTGTACATTTTACTTTAAAGTTTATGATCCAGggtgccttgatggctcagttgattaagtgtctgcttttggctcaggttgtggtctcagggtcctggaatcgagccccacatcaggttcccggctcagcagggaacttgcttctctctctcccccatgcttgtgctctctctatctctctttctctccctctctctcaaataaacagaatcttaaaaaaataataataataaagtctatgatccattttgaattagtttttgtaCAAAATGAGAGGTTtagatttcagaatttttaaaaatctcctatattctagcatattattttatatttaaggttTAAGTATTTGATCCAACTGAAATAGAGAAGTGTATGAAGGGAGGAATATATAGTCCCCTCTCATTCCAGGtggatcaaatatttaaattttaaacatgaaCCAGATGTTTTCCAGATGTACtcatataccataatttattcaatGATCTATATTTTCCCTCTGCTAAATGGAATGAACATTAGTATATAGGTTTGTGTGGGAGCACAAGTATTCATTTTTCTGGGATAATTACCTGAGAGTATAATCCTTTACTTATTTCGGTGAGGGACGGGAGATTTGATTTATCGTCCTTAATTGTAGTAtgatttatatacagtaaaatgcaCGGATCTTAAATATTCAGTGCGATGTATTTGACATAAGCCCATGTAATCATCACCCATCTGAATGTagtattttaggggatccctgggtggcccagcggtttagcgcctgcctttggcccagggcgcgatcctggagtcctggggatcgagtcccacgtcgggctcctggcatggaacctgcttctctctcctcctgtgtctctgcctctctctctgtctctctctctctatgtctatcatgaatgaataaataaatctttaaaaaaaatgaatgtagtaTTTTAAATCCAACCCAATAAAGGAATAGTCTAGGAAACTAAGGGCAGTGTCAGTCTGATAATGAGTGTCTGGTTATTAtctgtttcgttttgttttgttttaatgaaagaaGCTCGCTTACACAGAATTACTGAAATGCAGAAGTATTGTTGTTTGCTCTTCAGCAAAAACAGTGTAGTAAAGTGCTAGTTTCTGAGGGAGAAACTCAGATTTTTCTTATATTGCACGGATTCCCTGTATTTCCTTAATAGCCAGCCATTGGAGCGATTCTTTAAGGttaattcctaatttttttatttttattttttaaaagattttatttattcatgagagagtgagagagaggcagagacacaggcagagggagaagcaggcttcccacaggtagcctgatgtggaactcgatcccagggtcttaggatcaggccctgagccgagggTAGACACTCAtacactgagacacccaggcatctcaggTTAATTCCTAGTTTAATAAATGATTATTCATATTTGGTGCTGAGAAGATAGGCTATTTTTTGTCTACAGGTCTTAGTATAGAAACTCTATTATATGGAAatccctgtttaaaaaaaaagtcttattttgaGCAATACTCAGTTCTATTTAGGAAGCCCCTTAAAGGTTGTGGGACTGTTATTTGAAAGGTATAATAAGTTCAATATGGTAAACATactgataatctttttttttttaatttttatttatttatgatagtcacagagagagagagagagaggcagagacacaggcagagggagaagcgggctccatgcaccgggagcccgatgtgggattcgatcccaggtctccaggatcgcgccctggtccaaaggcaggcgccaaactgctgtgccacccagggatccccatactgaTAATCTTTAATAAAGCTCTTTCATAGCTTGCTGTGGGGAAATAGTTTGGCTTTATAGCATTACAGAATTATTACCATGTTAACAATATTTCCCTATCCTGATTCTTCCGTTAATAACATTTATgggtaaggaaaaagaaagcatatggttaaaaaacaaacaggtgaCCCAATGTTCTGCTGTCCCCCTCAGCTGACTCTTGGACAAGTTTCTCTTGATCACTTAACCAGTGCGTAGTTAGTTGCTTTTATTAAGGGCAAACCAGAAAAGGTGATTTCTCAGAAAGTTAGTTTGCTGGGGAGGAACTCAGCAATAGGGGGCAAGAGTTGACAGGTATAGATATTCGTTCAGGTTGCTAAGCTTCAACAAGTTCTGAAAACCACTGCCATGATTCCTGCAGGTTCGTTTCACCATTTTGGCAAGTTTTCATATGCTGCTAGCTTATTCCTAACAGTAGAACATTGTTTTATTGGAAGAGAATCTATATCACTATAATCATCATTAATTTCAAAAGTTGTGTGTGAAAGAGACGGAGATGTTTTCCTCACTGTCCAGTATGAATAGGAGACAAGAACAAGGACGTGTTTTGCCACATCCAGTTTGCTAGGATCCTGGTCAGTGAAGTTGTGCCAGGCCACGCAACTGAAATAGTCCTGTGGCAAGGGTGGTGGTTGATGCCAGTTGTTCATTTACAGGTAGCTTTTGAAAATGGCTGCCTCTCATTTCACCGGGCTCACAGCCGTTGCTGATGTAATTAAAGATCTAGACACTCAGATAGCTGTAAGTAAGCTCGTTGAGGCCACTGTTGGCAGAACTCAGTAAATGTGCTTCTGATCTTGATGACACCAAAGCTGCTGTCCACAGAGTCCACCTCATGGCTTTAAAATTTAGGAGTATTGGCTACTCCAGGCTAGGGACTCTGCATGTACTTAAAAGAGTGCTAACACTCAGAGAAAATTTGCTCTTGATGACAAAGAACAGCTTACTTTTAACGGTTGctaaaaattgtgtttattagACATAGACCTGACATAGATTTAAGCATGTTTTGAAGTGCCAAAATGAACTAATCTGTTTTCTTAAGTTTTGTGACTGGGTTTTAAGTATGTTATTGTGCCatgatttatttgaatttaacatTATTTGCTGTTCAAAAATAATGCATGTAGTACCTAACCAAGTATTCTATTTTTACAAAGTCTTCAAAAATGTCTTACTCattctagtttatttttgtacatagaTTTATCGTTTCAtttactttcttccttatttaattttgtggactatttcatttcacttttggAGGAGAGATGGTTTCTAAATATGAGGTGAGAGCAATGAACATTCTTCATTCCCTCCATTTTTAATGTACAGGTACCAAATGGTGACTGTCCCAGCTATCCTGAAGACCCTTCAAGTCTGACAGACCTTCTATAATTTTACTTTCACACCTTATCCTTTATTAAAGGTGTTTCTGGAGCTAgttctcttgttttccttctacAGTTGATTGGCCTTGGTCCTCACAGCTCCAAAAAGAAACAGGATCTCGATAAGCTCTATGAGCTGAAGTCCAAAGCTCGGCAGATTATGAACCAGTTTGGCCCCTCAGCCCTAATCAACCTCTCCaatttctcatccataaaacCGGAACCAGCCAGCACCCCTCCACAAGGCTCCATGGCCAATAGCACTACAGTGGTAAAGATACCAGGCACTCCTGGGACAGGAGGGCGTCTCAGCCCTGAGAACAATCAGGTATCATCTCTTACTTTTTGCTCTCCTAGGCGTCTCTTATCTGTGATTTGAACCAGTAATGCTTTGAGAGTTGTTGAGCTCAGATGCTACCTCTTCCTCTCAGCTGgaaaagaaagcttttctttcctttggactTCTAAAGTTCTTTGTCAAATGATCATGTACAACATTGATCAGTGTTTACTCTGCAGTGTTTATGTGTgcgtatgtatatgtacatacagtTACACACAAACAACGTATTGCCTATGACaggtttttatatatgtatatagaaaaaatatatatgcttcttATATGCTatataattcttaaataaaatagtaaaataactaatggattcattattcattatccttgtaataaaaataccattGCCTCTAGTCTTTTCTCCTTCTAGTTCGTCCAGCTGCTGCCATTATTAACTTTCTACACTGGTTCTAAAatcagcacccccccacccctttctgcCCATGATTCTGATTCTGCCCTCCAGAGCCACAAGAGGCAAGAAATAAGTATAGTCTCTTGTCTTGGGCCTTGTAGGCGGGATAGAATAGGAGGGAGAGACATTTCAAGAGAATGGTGGGAGAGACTAGCAAAGATAAGTAGGGAAGGTTGGGCAGATAGGAAGCCAACGTGTGTTAAATGTGGAGTCTGTTGGAACAGGAGGGAGGTAAAATAGGAAGGTCATGGGAGAATATACTGGGCAGATACTAGTCAGTCTCCTTTGAAACTTTTGATCATTAGACagtctttgcaaatatttaatagAGGAATAAgagtaacaataaaaaaaagtcatgtctTAGGAGGACTAACTTGGCAGTATGTGGACAAGAAATGTAGGAACCATGGCAGACTGAGAGAAGACAAATCTAAAACTTTCACAGTAAATCAAAACATAGAATGAAGACTTGCACTAAGGGGTAATACTAGAATGGATAAATCTGACAcatattaacaaatattcatCTAAAAATATTGTTCTTTATTTCCAAGATAATACATGCTTATCACAGAAACTTATACAGAAGAATAAAGAGCCCATAATTCTACTGCCAAGCCAAAATAACTATGATTAGCATTTTGGTGTATATTGTTTAATGGCAAGTGTATGTGACATGACATTTCCTTTATGAAAGAGAGATCATAGttgtacacacacaaatattagaCAGAGATGAACACATgttccctgccctcagggagctttcAGCCTATTGAGTCAGAAACAGGCAAGCTTATAAATATAGGCAGTGACAGAAGGGTGCACTGGGTACAGTGGAGGCCAAAGAAGTGATTCCTTTTACCTGGGTGGGctaggaaaagcagaaagaaggcaCCATGGACTGAGCAAAtaggaggaaggatggaagagcATGTCCAAAGGCAACAGAGGCACAACGGTACAAGTTGTGGTCAGAATATTGCAAATAGAAGGTAAGGCACAGTGAGcaaaagaggcagaaataaaCTGACAGTTGTTGGCCTCTCTTGCACACTGCTCTTTCAGCCTTTCCCTGGGCTACTTCTGTCATGAGAGTATAGTCTTGTAGCATTGTACTGGGTCAGCCACACTGTTCACTTCTGGAAAGTAGAAACTAAACCCAACACATAGACAGCATTTCTTCATTAGAGGGTAACACGGTGTTCTGTTTCCTTAATACTTGGCTGAACAATCTTCTCCCAATTAACTGTAGGTATTGACCAAGAAGAAATTACAAGACTTAGTAAGAGAAGTGGATCCTAATGAGCAATTGGATGAAGATGTGGAGGAGGTAAGGTGGGGTTGGGCACCCCATAGTCCATGTCCCTGAGAGCCAAAACAGgacagtggttaagagcacagactttACAGGCAGACAGATCTGAATTTGGATCTTGGATCTGCCACTTCCCAGCTTTGTAGCTGTGGACGAGTCATTTAAGCTTTCTGAGACTCTACTTCCTTTTGTGTTGGTGGAGTGTGGTACTATTTACCGATAGGGTTATCCTGAGAGTCCCGTGAAATCACTGTAAAGCAGTCATCTAGGAGAATGCCTAGCACTTGATACCTAGTAGCTGCCGCTACTTTTGCTTGGCAAAAAGGATTTAGTTTGCTGCTCATAGGCATTCACTTTCAACAATTTTGGTTGTTTCTATAATATTCCTCCATATTCCTAAGTAATATGCTGAAACAGATACTCTTTGATTTCTGTCTACTGACTTCTGGTAGATGAGAATTTTGTTAAGCCACTCGCACATGTCCATCCATGCTTTCCTTTCCCTCATTTTTCCAATATAGTTTGATCTCAGCTTTTGGATAACTCAGAAATCAGTATTTAAATTATTCTGACCAAGTACATATTGTTCACCACTGAACCAAGTCCTGCTTTGTACTACATATTAAAGTTgataattgactttttaaaatgtaaagatattatttttttatttttaaattttttattaaagatttttatttagggcagccccagtggcacagcagtttagtgccgcctgcagcccggggtgtgatcctggagacctgggatcaagtcccacatcgggctccttgcatggagcctgcttcttctccctctgcctgtgtctctgcctttctctctctctgtatgtgtgtgtctcatgaataaataaataaaatatttttaaaaaataaagatttttatttatttgagagagagagaaaaaagagtgagagaacgcatgagggagagggagagagagagaagcagactcctcgccaagcaagaagcccgatgcagggctcgagcccaggaccctgggatcgtgacctgagccaaaggcagactcttaaccaactgaaccacccaggagtcccatattttatttttttaagtaatctctgtacccaatatggggctcaaaccctgagatcaagagtagcacaCTATACAGACTGAACTAGTCAGGCCACCCccttgactgacttatttttatttagtttctgCCATTTTTGTTCTCCTTTGCTATCAGCTCCAGTGTACACCTATCAACGTTGTTTTCCACATGGAAAAATAATCACAGATTTGGGTCCTCCCCTCCCTTAGATTTCACTCTCAGAAACCTCCAATGTTCTGGTCTGATTAATTTTAGGCCACTTGAACAAACCCCTCCTGCGTcttccttttgctctttttttttctctttggctctCTTATTTCCTAGATCCCACATCCTCTCCTTTACTCCCTTTTTTTGTTAGagcacttttttgttgttgctgtcgTTACTGCCTACAAAAGGATGGATGAGAggcaaatgtttgaaaatatctacatttttacCTCACACTTAATTTTTAGCTTGAATGgatttaaaattagattatgaaaatatttttttcctttcaatcgTGAAGGCATAACTCCATTGTTTTCAAAAATCTATTAAGAAATCATGCagagtgcctggctgactcactccatagagcatgcgactcttgaccttagggtcatgagttcagcaaggagtaaatattttcagaaatctttttttaactttaaaaaaaaatattctgtttatttattcatgagagacacagagagagaagtagagacagagagggagaagagtaggcttctctcagggagcccaatgtgggactcgattctgggacccagatcacgctctgagccaaaggcagataggtgcttaactgctgagccacccaggcatcccaaaagaaagaaatcttatgttattctttttttttttttaattatttatttatttattcatgaaagacacagagagatagaggcagagacacaagcagagggagatcCCGGGGCTACCCCAATACtcttccattgtatggacatatgtattttgtttatccCAGTCATCAGTTGATAGATTGTGCCCACTTTTTGGTTACTATGAATAATGTTgcataaacattcatgtgcagatttaatttttattttatttttttttaagattttatttatttattcatgagagggcagccccagtggcacagcagtttagcactgcctgcagcccagggcatgatcctggagaccctggattgagtcctacgtcaggctccctgcatggagcctgcttctccctctgcctctgcctctgcctctctctctctctctctgtctctctctctctgaataaataaataaaatctttaaaacaatttttttttatttattcatgagagacatatatagagagaagcagagacataggcagaaggagaagcaggctccatgcagggagcccagtgtgggactcaatcctgggactccgggatcacaccctgagccaaaggcagatgctcaagagCTGAACTACCCTGGTGTCCCTCATGTGcagattttaaacaaatttttgttttatcttttttttttctatattaatataTAGGCTTTGTgtagaaatatgttttcatttttcttggtaaTATACTGCAGAGTGGAATCATGGAGTCATGtgataattatgtttttataacCTGTTTCTCAAAAATGCTGCATCCTTTTAGATTCCCACCAGTAGTGTGtgagatttctattttcttacattagtttttttttttaatttttttatttatttatgatagtcacagagagatagagagagaggcagagacacaggcagagggagaagcaggttccatgcaccgggagcccgacgtgggattcgatcccgggtctccaggatcgcgccctgggccaaaggcaggcaccaaaccgctgcgccacccagggatccctacattagttttttgataatttcttctctgcttttgctttttcatttttttttttttttagatttatttacttatttgagagagagagagtgagggagagaatatctaagcagactcccactgagcatggagcttgaggCAGAGCTTGATCTCCTGAGccatgaaatcaagacctgagctgaatccaagagtaggatgcttaactgactgagccacccaggcaccccatctcttTCTTCCATAGTGACGGTTGTATATTGAATCTTCGGCATTAATTCTCAGGGATTTTTTGTCTTTgctctcttatttttcatttctttaaaattctgagttCTACTTGATAGGAAGATTTCCcttagtttatcttttaaaactttttaagtttttttgttttggggggggttgtttgtggggttttttggaaagattttatttattcacgagagtcagagaggcagagacagacagagggagaagtaggctcctctcagggagctcagtgcaggactctatccccgtgccaggatcacaccctgagccgaaggcagatgctcaactgttgagccacccagacgtctggggtttttttgacataaaaattttaattcccaTGAGGTATTCTTATTGActaattggtctttttttttttttttttttaagattctgttttataagtaatctctatacccaaaatggggcttgaactcacaaccccgagatcaagggtTGCACGCTCTattgactgacccagccaggtgcaccTAATTGATCTTTTTTATCCCCAAGccactttgttcttattttatgatTGTAATATCTTCTCTTACCCTTCTCTCTGAGGAATTAgattttttgacattttcttcttttccctgtaTTATCTTAGTgtcctctgtgtctgtttttttgtcctttggtttattttctttttagtgttggACATTTTCTTCACATGTTTGGTATTCTTAACTATCTGTTTTTAATGACTAAGCCACTAAAAAACTGATTCTCTACATGTTGGTATCTGTAAGTCTTTTCTCTGGAGTCATTTAGCATCTCCAGAGAAAAGTCCTCTAGGCTCCTATCTGGAGGGTTTGTCTCTAGCTTCTGATATTCTGGGAGCAAGGCAAGAGAGAAAGGCTGTGTCTGTCCCCTACGTCTGCTGTGTCTGGTTGTTCTAATCCAGAGCCATGCCTATTCAGTTCTCTAGAGAATAAACCTACTGTGTTCTAGGTCAGATGTGTGTGAGGAGGAGTAACGTGTTTGTTTTTGGAGAATGGGGGCATGGGGTCCAGTCTGTATATAGACCTATAATTTCCCAGTTTTTAGTTCCATGCCTCAGCCCAATTTTCCTTGATAGATGGCATTTCCAGATCCTGGATCTTTTAGGGATGTCAGGGGGCAAATCAGTTCAATTCTCACTGGGGTCCCCTCTGTGGGCACTTATGTTGTACCTTCTGTGTGCTAAGTCAGATCCCAATTTTCCTGTTACCTCTTTGGCAAAAATTTACTTTGAAAGTTTATTGGGAtcgggtgtctggatggctcagtggttgaggtctgcctttggctcaaggtatgatcccagagtcctaggattgagtcccacattgggctccctgcagggagcctgcttctccctctgcctatgtctctgcctctctctctctctctctctgtgtctatcataaataaataaaaaaaaaaaaaaaaaaaaaaaaaaaattaaaaaaaaaaaaaaagtttattgtgatctcttaagtttttctcttctgttcttatTATCTTTGTggatttatatgtctttttttttcctttactgttaTTTTAGTGCAtttag is drawn from Vulpes lagopus strain Blue_001 chromosome 8, ASM1834538v1, whole genome shotgun sequence and contains these coding sequences:
- the TAF12 gene encoding transcription initiation factor TFIID subunit 12 isoform X1, with product MAASHFTGLTAVADVIKDLDTQIALIGLGPHSSKKKQDLDKLYELKSKARQIMNQFGPSALINLSNFSSIKPEPASTPPQGSMANSTTVVKIPGTPGTGGRLSPENNQVLTKKKLQDLVREVDPNEQLDEDVEEMLLQIADDFIESVVTAACQLARHRKSSTLEVKDVQLHLERQWNMWIPGFGSEEIRPYKKACTTEAHKQRMALIRKTTKK
- the TAF12 gene encoding transcription initiation factor TFIID subunit 12 isoform X2 gives rise to the protein MNQFGPSALINLSNFSSIKPEPASTPPQGSMANSTTVVKIPGTPGTGGRLSPENNQVLTKKKLQDLVREVDPNEQLDEDVEEMLLQIADDFIESVVTAACQLARHRKSSTLEVKDVQLHLERQWNMWIPGFGSEEIRPYKKACTTEAHKQRMALIRKTTKK